One Symphalangus syndactylus isolate Jambi chromosome 10, NHGRI_mSymSyn1-v2.1_pri, whole genome shotgun sequence genomic region harbors:
- the FDCSP gene encoding follicular dendritic cell secreted peptide has product MKKVLLLITAILAVAVGFPVSQDQEREKRSISDSDELSSRIFVFPYLYPFHPFPPFTFSRYPWFTRSFPIPISESDPYNSPS; this is encoded by the exons atgaagaaagttCTCCTTCTGATCACAGCCATCTTGGCAGTGGCTGTTGGTTTCCCA GTCTCTCAAGACCAGGAACGAGAAAAGAGAAGT atCAGTGACAGCGATGAATTATCTTCAAGGATTTTTGTGTTCCCTTACCTATATCCATTTCACCCATTTCCACCATTTACATTTTCAAGATATCCATGGTTTACACGTAGTTTTCCTATTCCAATATCGGAATCTGACCCCTACAACTCCCCTTCCTAG